In Bradyrhizobium paxllaeri, the genomic stretch TCACCCTTTCAACGAATTGAAACCAAATTCGGGCTGCGGTGTGCAGGAACTCACCGGAACTCACGAAAAATAAATTTTGTCGTGAACCTCGGCGCCAAGGGCGAGAATCTATGTTCGAATCTCGTCGAGACGAAAAACATTATGGCAGCGCTGCGTCCCTTTCGTCATCAAGCAGGTGTGTAAGGAATTCCCTGACATCGCTCGGCGCATCGAAATGTCCCGCAACGCCTTTGGCACGGCGGCCGACGGAAAAAGCGAGGCCATCGAGATCAGGCATGATCGCAAATACCGTTTCGTCGGTGACGTCGTCGCCGATGAAGAACGGACGGCGGCCCTTGAACGGCTCGCGCGTCATCAATTCGCGCACGCCGCTCGCCTTGGTGAAGCCGGAATGCTTGATCTCGCAAACGCATTTGCCGGGCAGCACCTCGATCGGCGCGTTGGGCAGGTCCGCCCTGATCAGCGACACCGCCGCATAGATCGCCTTCTCGGCGTGCGGCGCGAGGCGGTAATGCAGTGCCAGCGAATAACCCTTGTCTTCCAGCAATATTCCAGGGCTGAGTTTTGCAATCGCGGCCAGCCGCCGCTTCAATTCCTTGTCCAGTGGCGGCGCATGGGCGTCCACTGACTCGCTATCCGGCTCGATCCTCATCTCGGCACCGTGGCCGCCGACGGCCGGGAATTGATCCGGCGCGAAAATCAGATCGATGTCGTTGAGCGAGCGTCCTGAGACCAGCGCCAGCGCGCCATTGGTTCGCACAAGCAGGCGGTTCAGCGTCTTCACCAGCCCCGGCGGCACCCAGACTTCACGCGGCGTCGGCATCAGATCGAGCAGCGTGCCGTCGATGTCGAGCAGAACGGCGGTCTCGCTCAGATGCGGCACCAGCGAGCGCGGCACCGGAACGGTTTCCGGCGCGGCGTCGTCTTCGCGGACAATATCTTCTTCCAACGGCATTTCCAGCAGATCCTCGTTCATCTCATCCTACTCCACAAATGCAAGCGGCCGTGCGACGGATTCGAGCGATTTGCGCTCGGCCGCCACGGCATATCGCCACGCAACGAGCGCGGCCACGATCATCAACGTCGACCCGAACAGGTAGCCGGCGAAGACACTGTTGCGCGATCCGGTATCGATCAACGCGCCGAACAGCGCGGGCCCTGCCACGC encodes the following:
- the otsB gene encoding trehalose-phosphatase, encoding MNEDLLEMPLEEDIVREDDAAPETVPVPRSLVPHLSETAVLLDIDGTLLDLMPTPREVWVPPGLVKTLNRLLVRTNGALALVSGRSLNDIDLIFAPDQFPAVGGHGAEMRIEPDSESVDAHAPPLDKELKRRLAAIAKLSPGILLEDKGYSLALHYRLAPHAEKAIYAAVSLIRADLPNAPIEVLPGKCVCEIKHSGFTKASGVRELMTREPFKGRRPFFIGDDVTDETVFAIMPDLDGLAFSVGRRAKGVAGHFDAPSDVREFLTHLLDDERDAALP